Proteins encoded within one genomic window of Formosa agariphila KMM 3901:
- a CDS encoding glycoside hydrolase family 3 protein, with amino-acid sequence MNKILAIGILALLSLGFLPHDYKIETNNSKKKWVDSIYNSMSLKEKVGQLFMVAAYSNRPKSHVDSIQNLIKTNGIGGLIFFQGGPVRQAKLTNMYQSLSKVPLLIGMDAEWGLNMRLDSTSGFPYNMTLGAIQGDAIIEQIGKQIGINSKRLGVHLNFAPVVDINTNANNPIIGVRSFGEDKFNVTSKALAFTKGMQSEGVLACAKHFPGHGDTAKDSHKTLPTVSFSKEQINNVEFYPYKELFKKEVAGVMVAHLNVPSLESKEGLPSSLSYNIVTNILKGQLSYKGLVFTDALNMKGVANYKEPGDVDLAAFKAGNDVLLFTNNSTKGIFKIVEAYNNKEITEARLAHSVKKILAAKYNANLNLFKPIKIEGLVDDLTPDSNVLLNEEALTNSITIIKNEKQVLPIQTNNNEKIAFLKLGDGNSDSFFNAIKFHVNIFDVSNINPSQLLKELKKYDKVIISYHRLNYRDVKKIDSEKALLIEEIANNNQVILSVFASQYSLKEIHFQNIEGVIVSYENTDVAQRISALIVLGEKEALGKLPASINSELK; translated from the coding sequence ATGAATAAGATTTTAGCTATAGGAATTCTAGCGTTACTTTCTCTTGGATTTCTACCACATGATTATAAAATTGAAACTAATAATTCTAAAAAAAAGTGGGTAGATAGTATTTACAACAGCATGTCTTTAAAGGAAAAAGTAGGACAATTGTTTATGGTGGCAGCATATTCTAATAGACCTAAAAGTCATGTAGATTCTATTCAGAATTTAATTAAAACAAATGGAATTGGTGGACTTATATTTTTTCAAGGCGGTCCTGTGCGTCAGGCTAAATTAACAAACATGTACCAATCGTTATCTAAAGTACCATTATTAATAGGCATGGATGCAGAATGGGGACTAAATATGCGTTTAGATAGTACATCTGGATTTCCTTATAATATGACGTTAGGAGCAATACAGGGTGACGCTATAATAGAACAGATAGGAAAACAGATAGGAATTAATTCAAAACGTTTAGGTGTACATCTAAATTTTGCTCCCGTTGTAGATATTAATACCAATGCTAATAATCCTATTATAGGAGTACGTTCTTTTGGAGAAGATAAGTTTAACGTTACTAGTAAGGCTTTGGCATTTACAAAAGGTATGCAAAGTGAAGGTGTTTTAGCTTGTGCTAAACATTTTCCAGGTCATGGAGATACTGCTAAAGATTCACATAAAACTTTACCTACAGTCAGTTTTTCAAAAGAACAAATAAATAATGTAGAGTTTTATCCGTATAAAGAATTATTTAAAAAAGAGGTTGCCGGTGTTATGGTAGCACATTTAAATGTTCCGAGTTTAGAGTCTAAAGAAGGATTGCCTTCTTCATTATCTTATAATATAGTTACCAACATATTAAAAGGACAATTAAGTTATAAAGGCTTAGTGTTTACAGATGCTTTAAATATGAAAGGAGTAGCGAATTATAAAGAGCCAGGCGATGTAGATTTAGCTGCATTTAAAGCAGGGAATGATGTATTACTTTTTACTAATAATTCTACAAAAGGAATTTTTAAAATTGTAGAAGCTTATAATAATAAAGAAATAACAGAGGCACGTTTAGCTCATTCTGTTAAAAAAATATTAGCAGCTAAGTACAATGCTAATTTAAATCTATTTAAGCCTATTAAAATAGAAGGTTTGGTAGATGATTTAACTCCTGATTCTAATGTATTATTAAATGAAGAAGCACTCACTAATTCAATAACAATTATTAAAAATGAAAAACAAGTTTTACCCATTCAAACTAATAACAACGAAAAAATAGCTTTCTTAAAATTAGGCGATGGTAATTCTGACTCGTTTTTTAATGCAATAAAGTTTCATGTTAATATTTTTGATGTTTCAAATATTAATCCTTCTCAATTATTAAAAGAGCTTAAAAAATACGATAAAGTTATAATTAGCTATCACCGATTAAATTATAGAGATGTTAAGAAAATAGATTCTGAAAAAGCCTTGTTAATAGAGGAAATAGCAAATAATAATCAAGTCATTTTAAGCGTTTTTGCGAGTCAGTATAGCTTAAAAGAAATTCATTTTCAGAATATAGAGGGAGTTATCGTATCTTATGAAAATACAGATGTTGCACAACGTATTTCTGCTCTAATTGTTTTAGGAGAAAAAGAAGCATTAGGTAAGTTGCCGGCATCTATTAACAGTGAACTTAAATAA
- a CDS encoding IS256 family transposase — MKPEDLLNEDFLKQFKNAPELTSFLEQLHKRGIEKLLEGELDAHLDYDKHKKSKAANLRNGYTKKKLKSVLGETEIQVPRDRDSSFNPLIVKKRESTTEGIENIIISLYAKGMSNSDIEEQIRELYDFNISTSTISRITDKITEDVIAWRNRPLEATYLIVWMDGIVFKVRENSKVINKTIYIAVGLRTDGKKEVLGLWLGKNESSAFWMSVLTDIKARGTQDILITATDNLNGFTDTIKTIFPKSTTQICVVHQIRNSCRYVVWKDKKEFTRDMKQIYTAPTKEAAKAALNDFKTKWDSKYSYAIKSWENNWDELTVFFDFPIEIRTIIYTTNLIENLNGKIRKYTKNKLSFPTDEAVMKSVFLALRESTKKWTMPIRNWGVILNQFLAIFENRIKL; from the coding sequence ATGAAACCAGAAGATTTATTAAACGAAGACTTTTTAAAACAATTCAAGAATGCACCAGAGCTAACATCCTTTTTAGAACAGTTGCACAAACGTGGTATTGAGAAGTTACTAGAAGGGGAACTAGATGCCCATTTAGACTACGATAAGCACAAAAAAAGTAAAGCAGCCAACCTTCGAAATGGTTACACTAAAAAGAAATTAAAATCCGTTTTAGGAGAAACAGAGATTCAAGTTCCTCGAGACCGTGATAGTTCTTTTAATCCTTTAATTGTAAAGAAAAGAGAAAGTACAACAGAAGGCATCGAAAATATTATTATATCGCTTTATGCCAAAGGCATGAGTAACAGTGATATTGAAGAACAAATACGTGAGCTGTACGATTTTAATATTTCTACATCCACTATTTCAAGGATTACAGATAAGATTACAGAAGATGTTATTGCTTGGCGGAACAGGCCTTTGGAGGCCACTTACCTAATTGTTTGGATGGATGGCATCGTATTTAAAGTTAGGGAAAACTCTAAAGTCATAAACAAGACTATTTATATTGCAGTAGGCCTGAGAACAGATGGCAAAAAGGAAGTCCTAGGATTATGGTTAGGTAAAAATGAATCTTCAGCCTTTTGGATGAGTGTTTTAACCGATATTAAAGCTCGAGGAACTCAAGATATACTTATCACAGCTACCGATAATTTAAATGGATTTACGGATACTATTAAAACTATTTTTCCGAAATCAACGACTCAAATTTGTGTTGTGCATCAAATAAGAAATTCGTGTCGTTACGTGGTCTGGAAGGACAAAAAGGAATTTACTCGTGACATGAAGCAAATCTATACTGCTCCTACAAAAGAAGCTGCCAAAGCTGCTTTAAATGACTTCAAAACTAAATGGGATTCTAAATATTCTTACGCCATTAAAAGTTGGGAAAATAATTGGGATGAGCTTACAGTATTCTTTGATTTTCCTATTGAAATAAGAACCATAATCTACACCACAAATCTTATAGAAAACCTAAATGGAAAGATACGGAAATACACAAAAAACAAACTCTCGTTTCCAACCGATGAAGCAGTTATGAAATCCGTGTTTTTAGCTTTGAGAGAAAGCACTAAAAAATGGACCATGCCAATCAGAAATTGGGGAGTGATACTAAATCAATTTTTAGCTATATTTGAAAACAGGATTAAGTTATAA
- a CDS encoding sodium:solute symporter, with the protein MSATLILFIIASYFGVLLLISHVVSKNTSDESFYTGDRKSPWQVVAFGMIGAVLSGVTFVSIPGMVGTNYFYYLQFVFGNVVGYVFITYVLVPIYYDLKLVSIYTYLESRFGIKSYKTGSLFFLISQSFGAALRLLLAAKILQYAVFDAFHIPFFVTVLVILALIWLYTHKSGIKTIVWTDTLQTFFLLLSVGVTIYVIKNALNLNLVETTSAVVNHDYFKIFNWDFNSGSNFFKQFISGVLIAVAMVGLDQNMMQKTLTCKNKKEAQRNILTFSLVLAVTQFLFLGLGVMLYMYAEKFGIELDVENGKFINTDTLFPMLSLNHFGTIASLSFILGITAASFSSADSALTALTTSFTHDFLDIKHKNSKEKKIMKNRVLFGFSIVVFIIIMVFSQSKGNVISLIFKVAGYTYGPLLGLYLFGIFTKIKVKDTAVPFICIVMPMVTYLLNHYFILLFDFDFGFMNIFVNAFLTVICLILYRDKKNIN; encoded by the coding sequence ATGAGCGCAACACTTATCTTATTCATTATAGCATCTTACTTTGGAGTATTACTCCTTATTTCTCATGTAGTTTCAAAAAATACAAGTGACGAGTCTTTTTATACAGGAGATCGTAAATCACCATGGCAAGTTGTTGCTTTCGGAATGATTGGAGCCGTACTATCTGGGGTGACCTTTGTATCTATTCCAGGTATGGTAGGGACTAATTATTTTTATTATTTACAATTTGTTTTCGGGAATGTAGTTGGTTATGTGTTTATAACGTATGTGCTTGTTCCTATTTATTACGATTTAAAATTGGTATCTATTTATACGTATTTAGAATCGCGATTCGGAATTAAATCTTATAAAACAGGTTCGCTTTTTTTTCTAATATCACAGTCATTTGGTGCAGCGCTTAGATTGTTGCTTGCAGCAAAAATTTTACAATATGCAGTGTTTGATGCTTTTCATATTCCGTTCTTCGTTACGGTACTTGTTATTCTAGCATTAATCTGGTTGTACACTCATAAATCTGGAATTAAAACTATTGTGTGGACAGATACGTTGCAAACATTTTTCTTGCTACTCTCTGTGGGCGTAACTATTTATGTCATAAAAAATGCTTTAAATTTAAATTTGGTAGAGACGACTTCTGCTGTTGTTAATCATGACTATTTTAAAATTTTTAATTGGGATTTTAATTCAGGAAGTAACTTTTTTAAGCAGTTTATTTCAGGAGTTCTAATCGCTGTAGCCATGGTTGGTCTGGATCAAAACATGATGCAGAAAACGTTAACCTGTAAAAATAAGAAAGAAGCACAGCGCAATATTTTAACCTTTAGTTTGGTATTAGCAGTTACACAATTTCTGTTTTTAGGATTGGGAGTGATGCTGTATATGTATGCCGAAAAATTTGGAATAGAACTAGATGTAGAGAATGGGAAATTTATTAATACAGATACGTTATTCCCTATGTTATCCTTAAACCATTTTGGGACAATTGCGAGTCTAAGTTTTATTTTGGGAATTACAGCAGCTTCGTTTTCAAGTGCAGATTCTGCTTTAACCGCCTTAACAACTTCATTTACACATGACTTTCTAGATATTAAACATAAGAATTCAAAAGAAAAAAAGATTATGAAAAATCGTGTGTTATTTGGTTTTTCAATAGTTGTTTTTATAATAATTATGGTGTTTTCTCAGAGTAAAGGAAATGTAATATCACTAATATTTAAAGTGGCAGGATATACATATGGTCCGTTATTGGGACTGTATTTGTTTGGAATTTTTACTAAAATAAAAGTAAAAGACACGGCAGTACCTTTTATATGTATAGTTATGCCTATGGTAACCTATCTTTTAAACCATTATTTTATTCTTTTGTTTGATTTCGATTTCGGATTTATGAACATTTTTGTTAATGCTTTTTTAACAGTAATATGTTTAATCCTTTATAGAGATAAAAAAAATATAAATTAA
- the murQ gene encoding N-acetylmuramic acid 6-phosphate etherase — MKNKLTTEQESVYNNLEKMSTNELLTNMNVEDKTVPNALEKAVPSIEKLVDVIYDKMKAGGRLFYIGAGTSGRLGVLDASECPPTYGVPDDWVIGLIAGGDFALRKAVENAEDDTELAWEDLKKYNISENDVLVGIAASGTTPYVIGGVKKAKEHNILTGCVTCNLDSPLSLEVDYPIELVVGPEFITGSTRMKAGTAQKLALNMISTTVMIKLGRVKGNKMVNMQLSNKKLVKRGVKMIVDELGIDEKTAKSLLLKHKSVRNVINEFNIISNE, encoded by the coding sequence ATGAAAAATAAGCTAACAACAGAGCAAGAATCAGTCTATAATAATTTGGAAAAAATGAGCACTAATGAGCTGCTCACTAATATGAATGTGGAGGATAAAACAGTACCAAACGCTTTAGAAAAAGCAGTGCCTTCTATAGAAAAATTGGTAGATGTTATTTATGATAAAATGAAAGCAGGAGGGCGCTTATTTTATATAGGTGCAGGGACAAGCGGAAGACTAGGTGTTTTAGATGCCTCAGAATGCCCGCCAACTTATGGTGTGCCAGACGACTGGGTTATTGGACTAATCGCTGGTGGTGATTTTGCGCTAAGAAAAGCAGTAGAAAATGCTGAAGACGATACAGAGTTAGCTTGGGAAGATTTAAAAAAATATAATATTAGCGAAAACGATGTGCTTGTTGGTATTGCAGCGTCTGGAACCACGCCATACGTAATAGGAGGCGTAAAAAAAGCTAAAGAACACAATATCTTAACCGGATGTGTAACCTGTAATCTAGATTCTCCATTATCTTTAGAGGTAGACTACCCAATTGAGTTAGTTGTAGGTCCGGAATTTATAACAGGAAGCACAAGAATGAAAGCTGGAACAGCTCAGAAATTAGCCTTAAATATGATTTCTACAACGGTTATGATTAAGCTTGGTCGTGTAAAAGGAAACAAGATGGTTAATATGCAATTATCTAATAAGAAACTTGTAAAAAGAGGTGTGAAGATGATTGTGGATGAATTGGGTATTGATGAAAAAACGGCTAAAAGTTTATTACTTAAACATAAAAGTGTTAGAAATGTAATTAATGAATTTAATATAATTAGTAATGAATAA
- the nagB gene encoding glucosamine-6-phosphate deaminase, whose translation MLKSNIDKATGFEKRFENIGTVVYENSNSGSKAVAKEIADLIKVKQSQKQPCILGLATGSSPKGLYAELVRLHKEEGLSFKNVISFNLDEYYPMEPDSVNSYVRFMKELLFNHVDILPENCNIPDGTLSKEEIADYCDAYESKIEALGGIDLQILGIGGNGHIGFNESGSLQNSKTRLVALDHITRVAASSDFLGLNNTPRTAITLGVKIIMESQRVILMAWGEGKSNIIKQSVEGQVTNLVPASFLQEHDNVTFVLDKEASSKLTRINTPWLVEKIVWTDKLIRKAVLGLALHLKKPILMLTDADYIENGMSDLLADSGPAYDINIKIFNRLQNTITGWPGGKPNADDSKRPERAEPAKKRVLIFSPHPDDDVISMGGTFKRLQEQGHEVHIGYQTSGNIAVSDDEALRFAGFVCDYNAKFGIESLEAENIYKKAVAFLENKKGSEIDIPEVRYIKGLIRKGEAHAAAKFIGLPDAHIHFMEMPFYETGAIEKKPLGDEDIELTMALIDKIKPHQIYAAGDLADPHGTHKVCLDAIFTAVKALKPKKYMKDCWVWLYRGAWQEWNVDEIEMAVPMSPDQVLEKRHGIFKHQSQKDGVVFQGADSREFWQRAEDRNGETAEIYHLLGLAHYAAMEAFVRWHF comes from the coding sequence ATGCTAAAAAGTAATATAGACAAAGCCACAGGATTTGAAAAGCGATTTGAAAATATAGGAACGGTAGTTTACGAAAATTCTAATTCAGGATCAAAGGCAGTAGCTAAGGAGATTGCCGATTTAATTAAGGTTAAACAATCACAAAAGCAACCTTGTATTTTAGGTCTTGCTACAGGGTCATCTCCAAAAGGGCTATATGCAGAATTAGTGCGTCTACACAAGGAAGAAGGATTAAGTTTTAAGAATGTGATTTCTTTTAACTTGGACGAATATTATCCTATGGAGCCAGATTCAGTAAATAGTTATGTGCGATTTATGAAAGAGCTTCTATTTAATCATGTCGATATTTTACCAGAAAACTGTAATATTCCAGACGGTACTTTATCAAAAGAGGAAATCGCTGATTATTGCGATGCTTACGAATCTAAGATTGAAGCTTTAGGAGGTATTGATTTACAAATATTAGGAATTGGAGGAAATGGACATATCGGTTTTAATGAATCAGGTTCACTACAAAATTCAAAAACACGATTAGTAGCCTTAGACCACATTACAAGAGTAGCGGCAAGTAGCGATTTTTTAGGTTTAAATAATACCCCAAGAACCGCAATTACTTTAGGAGTTAAAATAATTATGGAATCTCAGCGTGTTATTTTAATGGCATGGGGAGAAGGTAAATCTAATATTATAAAACAATCGGTAGAAGGTCAAGTAACTAATCTCGTTCCGGCATCATTCTTACAAGAACATGATAATGTTACGTTTGTTTTAGATAAAGAAGCATCATCAAAGTTAACACGTATCAATACACCTTGGTTAGTCGAGAAAATAGTTTGGACAGATAAGTTAATTAGAAAAGCAGTTCTAGGCTTAGCATTACATTTAAAGAAACCGATTTTAATGCTTACAGATGCCGATTATATAGAGAACGGTATGAGTGATTTATTAGCCGATTCAGGACCTGCTTACGATATAAATATTAAGATTTTTAACAGACTACAAAATACCATCACAGGTTGGCCAGGAGGCAAGCCCAATGCAGACGATTCTAAACGTCCGGAGCGTGCAGAACCCGCAAAGAAACGTGTACTTATATTTAGTCCGCATCCAGATGATGATGTGATAAGTATGGGAGGAACCTTTAAGCGTTTACAAGAACAAGGTCACGAAGTACATATTGGTTATCAAACTTCTGGAAACATAGCTGTCTCAGATGATGAGGCATTACGTTTTGCAGGATTTGTATGCGATTATAATGCTAAATTTGGTATTGAAAGTTTAGAGGCCGAGAACATTTATAAAAAAGCAGTTGCCTTTTTAGAGAATAAAAAAGGGAGTGAGATAGATATCCCAGAAGTGCGTTATATAAAAGGGTTAATACGAAAAGGAGAAGCTCATGCAGCAGCAAAATTTATTGGCTTACCAGATGCCCACATCCATTTTATGGAAATGCCATTTTATGAAACCGGAGCAATAGAAAAGAAACCCTTAGGTGATGAAGATATCGAGTTGACAATGGCATTAATCGATAAGATAAAGCCACATCAAATTTATGCAGCGGGCGATTTAGCCGATCCACACGGGACGCATAAGGTCTGTTTAGATGCGATATTTACAGCAGTAAAAGCACTAAAACCAAAAAAGTATATGAAAGACTGTTGGGTTTGGTTGTACAGAGGCGCATGGCAAGAGTGGAATGTAGATGAGATAGAAATGGCAGTACCAATGAGTCCTGACCAAGTATTGGAAAAGCGTCATGGAATATTTAAGCATCAATCTCAAAAGGATGGTGTCGTGTTTCAAGGGGCAGATAGTAGAGAATTTTGGCAACGTGCAGAAGATAGAAATGGCGAAACAGCAGAGATTTATCATTTATTAGGGTTAGCTCATTATGCGGCTATGGAAGCCTTTGTGAGATGGCATTTTTAA
- a CDS encoding M1 family metallopeptidase has product MILKFSTLKKRTILLLSFLCLTTTAFSQLLSDKEKFTLQDTLRGSITPERAWWDLTYYHLNVEVKPEDKFILGKNTIQYTVLKPNKVLQIDLQTPLKITKAIQDGESLQIVTNGNAHFITLTTPQPIGSRHTVDVYYEGNPKEAIRAPWDGGFSWKKDDNGNDFVATSCQGLGASVWWPCKDHMYDEVDSMDISITTPKGLTDVSNGRLTDTKTLQDGRKTFIWSVKNPINNYGVNVNIGDYVHFSEVYPGEKGPLTMDYYVLRDNLEKAKKQFKDAPKMMKAFEHWFGPYPFYEDGFKLVEAPYLGMEHQSSVTYGNNFENGYLGSDLSDTGWGLKFDFIIIHEAGHEWFANNITNIDIADMWIHESFTAYSESLFLNYYYGEKAASEYVIGTRKSILNDRPLIGEYNVNHEGSGDMYYKGANMLHTLRQLIDDDEKWRQILRGMNKTFYHQTVSTKQIEDYLSKETGIDLTEFFNQYLRDVRIPTLEYKLEHNTLKYRWTNIVNGFDMPIQVILDEKSEWIQPTSAWKTLTLKNTFNFKIDDDFYVDYKQL; this is encoded by the coding sequence ATGATTTTAAAATTTTCAACTTTGAAAAAAAGAACAATTCTATTACTTTCTTTTTTATGTTTAACAACCACTGCATTTAGTCAGTTATTATCCGATAAAGAGAAGTTTACCCTTCAAGACACACTTCGCGGAAGTATTACTCCAGAACGTGCTTGGTGGGACTTAACATATTACCATTTAAATGTGGAAGTAAAACCAGAAGACAAATTTATTTTAGGTAAAAACACCATTCAATACACGGTTTTAAAACCTAATAAAGTATTACAAATAGATTTACAGACGCCCTTAAAAATTACTAAAGCAATCCAGGATGGTGAGTCTTTACAAATCGTTACTAACGGAAATGCACATTTTATAACCCTTACAACACCTCAGCCAATAGGAAGTAGGCATACAGTTGATGTATATTATGAAGGCAATCCTAAAGAGGCAATTAGAGCCCCTTGGGATGGTGGATTCTCTTGGAAAAAAGATGATAATGGAAATGATTTTGTTGCGACATCTTGTCAAGGTTTAGGTGCTAGTGTGTGGTGGCCATGTAAAGATCATATGTACGACGAAGTAGATAGCATGGACATTAGCATTACAACACCTAAAGGATTAACCGATGTGTCTAACGGTAGACTTACCGATACAAAAACGTTACAAGATGGTAGAAAGACCTTTATATGGTCTGTGAAAAATCCGATAAATAATTATGGTGTAAATGTAAATATTGGTGATTATGTACATTTTTCTGAAGTTTACCCTGGAGAAAAAGGACCTTTAACTATGGATTACTACGTGTTACGAGACAATCTTGAAAAAGCGAAGAAGCAATTTAAAGACGCACCTAAAATGATGAAAGCTTTCGAACATTGGTTTGGACCGTATCCGTTTTATGAAGATGGCTTTAAACTAGTAGAAGCCCCATATTTAGGCATGGAACACCAAAGTTCTGTAACTTACGGTAACAATTTTGAAAACGGTTATTTAGGAAGTGATTTATCGGATACAGGATGGGGACTAAAATTCGATTTCATCATTATTCATGAAGCAGGTCACGAATGGTTTGCGAATAACATTACCAATATAGATATTGCAGATATGTGGATTCACGAAAGCTTTACAGCATATTCAGAAAGTCTGTTTCTGAATTATTATTACGGAGAGAAAGCTGCTTCAGAATATGTTATTGGAACTCGTAAATCAATACTAAATGATAGACCATTAATAGGTGAATATAATGTAAATCATGAAGGTTCTGGAGATATGTATTATAAAGGAGCTAATATGCTTCATACCTTACGCCAGTTGATAGACGATGACGAAAAATGGAGACAAATTTTAAGAGGAATGAACAAAACCTTTTATCACCAAACTGTCAGCACTAAACAAATTGAAGATTATTTAAGCAAAGAAACAGGAATTGATTTAACCGAATTTTTCAATCAATATCTAAGAGACGTCCGTATTCCTACTTTAGAATATAAGTTAGAGCATAACACTTTAAAATACCGTTGGACTAATATTGTAAACGGTTTTGACATGCCTATTCAAGTAATTTTAGACGAAAAATCAGAATGGATACAGCCTACAAGCGCATGGAAAACATTAACTCTTAAAAACACATTCAACTTTAAAATTGATGATGATTTTTATGTAGACTATAAGCAATTGTAG
- a CDS encoding M28 family peptidase, protein MKYRIYLCLILGINTLLVSGQNLQQIYNIIDAVSANRIKQDVKTLTEFGTRNTFSDTVSKTRGIGAARRWIKSEFDAISSTCNSCLNVFYQKDLVTKKGNSRVPHDAWVVNVVAVQKGTKYPNRYIIMSGDIDSRASDTMDFTTDAPGANDNASGMAGTIEAARVLSQYTFENSIVYLGLSGEEQGLFGGAGFAAYAKVNNWDIIGVFNNDMIGNIEGVDGVIDNRSFRIFSEPVPPTETEQERKMRRFYGGEVDGISRQLARYVYKTTKTYMPEMNPMMIYRLDRFGRGGHHRPFNDLGFAGIRIMEAHENYTQQHQDVRTENGINYGDTFEHVNFEYNKKLTTVNAINLASLANAAPAPTTVAIGGIVEAAAKLKWNAVEGAVGYKIYWRDTTSPTWDYSRTVGNVTAFTLDGIVIDNFYFGVASINENGFESPVVFPNSIIKN, encoded by the coding sequence ATGAAATACCGTATATATTTATGTCTAATTTTAGGCATTAATACCCTATTGGTCTCAGGTCAGAACCTGCAGCAAATTTATAATATTATTGATGCTGTTTCGGCAAATCGGATAAAACAAGATGTAAAAACACTTACCGAGTTTGGTACCCGTAACACCTTTAGCGATACCGTTTCTAAGACCCGAGGTATAGGTGCTGCTAGACGTTGGATTAAAAGTGAATTCGATGCTATTTCTAGCACCTGTAACTCGTGTTTAAATGTTTTTTATCAAAAAGATTTGGTGACTAAAAAAGGAAACTCGAGAGTACCACATGATGCCTGGGTGGTAAACGTTGTAGCGGTACAAAAAGGGACAAAATATCCAAACCGCTATATTATTATGAGTGGAGATATCGATTCTCGTGCTAGCGATACTATGGATTTTACTACAGACGCCCCTGGAGCTAATGATAATGCGTCTGGAATGGCAGGAACCATCGAAGCCGCTCGGGTGTTATCTCAATATACCTTTGAAAATAGTATAGTTTATCTGGGCTTATCTGGTGAAGAACAAGGTTTATTTGGAGGTGCAGGTTTTGCTGCCTATGCTAAAGTTAACAATTGGGATATTATTGGCGTATTTAATAACGATATGATTGGTAATATTGAAGGTGTTGATGGCGTTATTGACAATAGGTCGTTTAGAATATTCTCAGAACCAGTTCCCCCTACAGAAACTGAACAGGAACGCAAAATGCGTCGTTTTTATGGTGGTGAAGTCGATGGTATATCTAGACAATTAGCCCGGTACGTCTATAAAACTACCAAAACGTATATGCCAGAAATGAACCCTATGATGATTTATAGATTAGATCGTTTTGGAAGAGGTGGCCATCACCGTCCGTTTAACGATTTAGGATTTGCGGGAATCCGAATTATGGAAGCTCACGAAAATTACACACAACAACATCAAGACGTTCGTACCGAAAATGGCATTAATTATGGCGATACTTTCGAACATGTAAATTTTGAATATAATAAAAAATTAACCACTGTTAATGCCATAAATCTAGCCTCATTAGCCAATGCGGCACCTGCACCTACAACTGTTGCCATTGGTGGTATTGTTGAAGCTGCTGCTAAATTAAAATGGAATGCAGTAGAAGGTGCTGTGGGTTACAAAATTTATTGGCGAGATACCACATCTCCAACTTGGGATTATAGTAGAACTGTTGGTAATGTTACGGCATTTACTTTAGACGGTATTGTAATTGATAATTTCTATTTTGGTGTTGCTTCTATTAACGAAAATGGCTTTGAAAGCCCTGTAGTTTTCCCTAACAGTATTATTAAGAACTAA